In one window of Henckelia pumila isolate YLH828 chromosome 1, ASM3356847v2, whole genome shotgun sequence DNA:
- the LOC140869468 gene encoding uncharacterized protein, protein MWMKRIEAADRKTSPDYETATEWLNKIPPAHWARSHFLISSFYDVIVNNMTESFNSYILEARDMPIISMFEWIRTKLMSRIQVKRKGIENYVSDICPNIVKRLNENEQKGRNCAVVFCGMMEYQIQTPNGQNVVDLAKKECSCGRFQLCGYPCAHACAAIREHRMQISEFVHQYYKKEAYLRTYSYMIHAVPGEDDYCNTEYEPLGPPEVKIRAGRPKKKRKKGIDEVQKTSTRQGLTHTCSNCLKIGHNKASCTNPTHERSRCNQGSSRIQSRGRKKNASKHPRTVFTQGTTSTGSQIGATSTPVSRHQSLSSDPFQSRSNLVSQPPPSSQQEQEQSSSIAQPSNHIIAHASASAKKNENSSATTSARTLGNEREIATVSAMGSANVSAMANASCGENLQNTAAKKLTVSKVLEKIRKRAKERGGHFIFRKD, encoded by the exons ATGTGGATGAAAAGAATAGAAGCAGCTGACAGAAAGACTTCTCCGGATTACGAGACAGCAACTGAATGGTTGAACAAAATCCCTCCTGCTCATTGGGCCAGGTCTCATTTCCTTATTTCTTCATTTTATGATGTCATTGTTAATAACATGACTGAATCTTTTAATAGTTATATTTTGGAGGCAAGAGATATGCCCATAATCTCTATGTTTGAATGGATTAGAACAAAATTAATGTCAAGAATTCAGGTGAAGAGGAAGGGAATAGAGAACTACGTAAGTGATATCTGTCCTAACATTGTGAAAAGATTAAATGAGAATGAGCAAAAAGGCAGAAATTGTGCTGTTGTCTTTTGTGGAATGATGGAGTACCAGATTCAGACTCCAAATGGACAAAATGTTGTTGATTTAGCCAAAAAAGAATGCAGTTGTGGAAGGTTTCAACTATGTGGCTATCCATGTGCACATGCCTGTGCAGCAATCAGAGAACATCGGATGCAGATTTCTGAATTTGTTCACCAATACTACAAAAAAGAGGCATATTTAAGAACATATTCTTACATGATTCATGCAGTACCAGGAGAAGATGATTACTGTAATACAGAATATGAGCCTCTCGGGCCACCTGAGGTAAAGATAAGAGCTGGAAGGCCtaagaaaaaaaggaaaaaaggaATAGATGAGGTACAAAAGACTTCTACAAGACAAGGTTTGACACACACATGCTCTAATTGCTTGAAAATAGGTCATAATAAAGCTAGTTGTACAAATCCAACGCATGAAAGATCTAGGTGTAATCAG GGCTCATCAAGAAttcaaagcaggggaagaaagAAAAATGCATCCAAGCATCCCAGAACAGTTTTTACTCAG ggcacAACTTCTACTGGGAGTCAGATAGGAGCAACTTCAACCCCAGTGTCAAGACATCAATCACTGTCTTCAGATCCCTTTCAGTCACGATCCAATTTAGTCTCACAACCACCTCCATCATCTCAACAAGAACAGGAACAGTCCTCCAGCATAGCACAACCATCGAATCATATTATTGCTCATGCTAGTGCTAGTgcaaagaaaaatgaaaattcaagTGCAACCACAAGTGCAAGAACACTGGgaaatgaaagagaaattgcaACAGTAAGTGCAATGGGAAGTGCTAATGTGAGTGCAATGGCAAATGCATCATGTGGAGAGAACTTGCAAAATACAGCTGCAAAGAAACTAACTGTATCAAAAGTCTTGGAAAAGATAAGAAAGAGAGCAAAAGAAAGGGGTGGACATTTCATTTTCAGAAAGGATTGA